From Xenopus tropicalis strain Nigerian chromosome 3, UCB_Xtro_10.0, whole genome shotgun sequence, the proteins below share one genomic window:
- the mob1a gene encoding MOB kinase activator 1A isoform X1: MPQQISFLCHCCRTGRQRFWRVGDGSRVGLGCWNSGKKTVGPSCANVIPAGSYTDLLVPLPIHFSSRSSKTFKPKKNIPEGSHQYELLKHAEATLGSGNLRQAVMLPEGEDLNEWIAVNTVDFFNQINMLYGTITEFCTESTCSVMSAGPRYEYHWADGTNIKKPIKCSAPKYIDYLMTWVQDQLDDETLFPSKIGVPFPKNFMSVAKTILKRLFRVYAHIYHQHFDAVMQLQEEAHLNTSFKHFIFFVQEFNLIDRRELAPLQELIEKLGSKDR; encoded by the exons atgccacagcaaatcagttTTCTGTGTCACTGCTGCAGAACAGGGAGACAGAGGTTCTGGAGAGTGGGGGATGGgagcagagtcggactgggatgcTGGAACTCTGGGAAAAAAACGGTGGGCCCCAGCTGTGCCAACGTGATCCCCGCAGGGAGCTACACTGATCTGCTGGTCCCTCTCCCGATTCACTTCAG CAGTCGATCCTCAAAAACCTTTAAACCAAAGAAGAACATCCCAGAGGGGTCGCACCAGTACGAGCTGCTGAAGCATGCGGAGGCTACGCTCGGGAGCGGCAACCTTAGGCAAGCGGTAATGCTGCCCGAGGGGGAGGATCTCAATGAGTGGATTGCAGTTAATA CTGTGGATTTCTTCAATCAGATTAACATGCTATACGGGACAATAACTGAATTCTGCACTGAATCCACGTGCTCGGTCATGTCAGCCGGACCCAG ATATGAATACCACTGGGCAGATGGCACCAATATAAAGAAACCCATCAAGTGTTCCGCTCCAAAATATATTGATTACTTGATGACCTGGGTTCAAGACCAACTTGATGATGAGACTCTTTTTCCTTCAAAAATTG GTGTTCCTTTCCCTAAGAACTTCATGTCTGTGGCAAAGACTATCCTGAAGCGTCTGTTCAGAGTGTATGCCCACATTTACCACCAGCACTTTGACGCTGTGATGCAGCTACAGGAGGAAGCTCATCTCAACACTTCATTtaagcatttcattttttttgtacag GAATTTAATCTGATTGACCGCAGAGAGCTGGCTCCTCTTCAGGAACTTATTGAAAAGCTGGGATCcaaagatagatag
- the mob1a gene encoding MOB kinase activator 1A, which produces MSFLFSSRSSKTFKPKKNIPEGSHQYELLKHAEATLGSGNLRQAVMLPEGEDLNEWIAVNTVDFFNQINMLYGTITEFCTESTCSVMSAGPRYEYHWADGTNIKKPIKCSAPKYIDYLMTWVQDQLDDETLFPSKIGVPFPKNFMSVAKTILKRLFRVYAHIYHQHFDAVMQLQEEAHLNTSFKHFIFFVQEFNLIDRRELAPLQELIEKLGSKDR; this is translated from the exons ATGAGCTTCCTCTT CAGCAGTCGATCCTCAAAAACCTTTAAACCAAAGAAGAACATCCCAGAGGGGTCGCACCAGTACGAGCTGCTGAAGCATGCGGAGGCTACGCTCGGGAGCGGCAACCTTAGGCAAGCGGTAATGCTGCCCGAGGGGGAGGATCTCAATGAGTGGATTGCAGTTAATA CTGTGGATTTCTTCAATCAGATTAACATGCTATACGGGACAATAACTGAATTCTGCACTGAATCCACGTGCTCGGTCATGTCAGCCGGACCCAG ATATGAATACCACTGGGCAGATGGCACCAATATAAAGAAACCCATCAAGTGTTCCGCTCCAAAATATATTGATTACTTGATGACCTGGGTTCAAGACCAACTTGATGATGAGACTCTTTTTCCTTCAAAAATTG GTGTTCCTTTCCCTAAGAACTTCATGTCTGTGGCAAAGACTATCCTGAAGCGTCTGTTCAGAGTGTATGCCCACATTTACCACCAGCACTTTGACGCTGTGATGCAGCTACAGGAGGAAGCTCATCTCAACACTTCATTtaagcatttcattttttttgtacag GAATTTAATCTGATTGACCGCAGAGAGCTGGCTCCTCTTCAGGAACTTATTGAAAAGCTGGGATCcaaagatagatag
- the mob1a gene encoding MOB kinase activator 1A isoform X2: MSFLFSRSSKTFKPKKNIPEGSHQYELLKHAEATLGSGNLRQAVMLPEGEDLNEWIAVNTVDFFNQINMLYGTITEFCTESTCSVMSAGPRYEYHWADGTNIKKPIKCSAPKYIDYLMTWVQDQLDDETLFPSKIGVPFPKNFMSVAKTILKRLFRVYAHIYHQHFDAVMQLQEEAHLNTSFKHFIFFVQEFNLIDRRELAPLQELIEKLGSKDR; encoded by the exons ATGAGCTTCCTCTT CAGTCGATCCTCAAAAACCTTTAAACCAAAGAAGAACATCCCAGAGGGGTCGCACCAGTACGAGCTGCTGAAGCATGCGGAGGCTACGCTCGGGAGCGGCAACCTTAGGCAAGCGGTAATGCTGCCCGAGGGGGAGGATCTCAATGAGTGGATTGCAGTTAATA CTGTGGATTTCTTCAATCAGATTAACATGCTATACGGGACAATAACTGAATTCTGCACTGAATCCACGTGCTCGGTCATGTCAGCCGGACCCAG ATATGAATACCACTGGGCAGATGGCACCAATATAAAGAAACCCATCAAGTGTTCCGCTCCAAAATATATTGATTACTTGATGACCTGGGTTCAAGACCAACTTGATGATGAGACTCTTTTTCCTTCAAAAATTG GTGTTCCTTTCCCTAAGAACTTCATGTCTGTGGCAAAGACTATCCTGAAGCGTCTGTTCAGAGTGTATGCCCACATTTACCACCAGCACTTTGACGCTGTGATGCAGCTACAGGAGGAAGCTCATCTCAACACTTCATTtaagcatttcattttttttgtacag GAATTTAATCTGATTGACCGCAGAGAGCTGGCTCCTCTTCAGGAACTTATTGAAAAGCTGGGATCcaaagatagatag